One window of Ziziphus jujuba cultivar Dongzao chromosome 5, ASM3175591v1 genomic DNA carries:
- the LOC107420940 gene encoding endoribonuclease YBEY, chloroplastic isoform X3: MPSRFSPLLRNLHSPFASSVRMARAAQRAAVVPLNLTSTITSSSRTASYLGVVSHANGLDASSASKFSLFGRRFHALCGGEREVLKPLRKICASQRDYRKVRRRAAKSKEKELELNVSICIEEDLPDDPEILSIAEILRLNVPMAMKLAFEGLKDSKYKTRDTAIKDVGGFESVEISLLLCNDEFIRKLNKEWRDEDHATDVLSMSQHIPDLKLPILMLGDIVISVETAARQAEERGHTLIDEIRILMVHGLLHLLGFDHEISEEAEVEMEKEEEHLLKSLGWKGKGLIQSAYDAETNGNSYEEKASDGELSKDRKKEGSLRFYKPKFRYIFCDMDGTLLNSKSQISSTTAKALKEASSRGVKVVIATGKTRPAVISAFKMVDLTGNGGIVSEVSPGVFLQGLLVYGRQGQEINRTNLDLNVCREACIYSWENKVPLIAFSKDRCLTLFDHPVVDSLHTIYHEPKAEIIPSVDQLLATADVQLYLETLSSLQHFTGEKLKNLFKALGPVCYSLTWSQI; encoded by the exons ATGCCTTCGCGCTTCTCCCCTCTCCTCCGCAACCTCCACTCGCCATTCGCTTCCTCGGTTCGAATGGCGCGTGCTGCTCAACGCGCCGCCGTTGTTCCTCTTAACCTCACCTCAACCATCACTTCCTCGTCTCGCACTGCCTCGTATTTAGGCGTTGTTTCCCATGCCAATGGACTCGATGCTTCTTCGGCCTCGAAATTTTCGCTATTCGGTCGGAGATTTCACGCTCTGTGCGGAGGTGAGCGGGAGGTTCTAAAACCCTTGCGGAAGATTTGCGCTTCGCAGAGGGACTATCGGAAGGTGAGGAGGCGAGCGGCGAAGAGCAAGGAGAAGGAATTGGAGCTCAATGTCAGCATTTGCATCGAAGAAGATTTGCCTGATGATCctgaaattttg AGTATCGCAGAAATACTTCGTTTAAATGTTCCGATGGCCATGAAGTTAGCATTTGAAGGTTTGAAAGATTCAAAGTACAAAACCAGGGATACTGCTATTAAGGatgttggtggatttgaaagtGTTGAGATCTCCTTGCTTCTTTGCAATGATGAATTTATCCGCAAACTTAACAAAGAATGGAGGGACGAGGATCATGCTACCGATGTTCTCTCGATGTCACAACATATCCCTGATCTTAAGCTTCCAATT CTTATGTTGGGTGACATTGTTATTTCTGTTGAGACAGCGGCAAGACAAGCGGAGGAAAGAGGACACACTCTCATTGATGAGATACGCATTCTCATG GTCCATGGGCTCTTACATCTTTTGGGATTTGATCATGAGATTAGTGAAGAGGCAGAAGTGGAAATGGAGAAGGAGGAGGAACATCTCTTAAAAAGTCTTGGGTGGAAGGGGAAAGGATTAATTCAAAGTGCATATGATGCTGAAACAAATGGCAATTCATATGAGGAAAAAGCTTCAGATG GTGAATTGTCAAAAGACAGGAAGAAAGAAGGCAGCCTTCGATTTTATAAGCCAAAGTTCCGTTATATCTTCTGTGACATGGATG GTACACTGCTAAACAGCAAAAGTCAAATTAGTTCAACAACTGCCAAGGCTTTGAAAGAGGCCTCATCAAGGGGTGTGAAAGTGGTGATAGCTACAGGAAAA ACTCGTCCAGCTGTTATAAGTGCTTTCAAGATGGTAGATTTAACTGGAAATGGTGGCATTGTTTCTGAAGTTTCTCCTGGGGTTTTCCTACAG GGGTTGCTTGTTTATGGTAGACAAGGTCAGGAAATTAACAGAACGAATTTGGATCTGAATGTCTGCAGAGAG GCATGCATTTACTCTTGGGAGAATAAAGTTCCACTTATTGCATTCAGCAAGGATCGTTGCTTAACTCTATTTGATCACCCAGTGGTTGACTCATTGCATACTATATATCATGAGCCAAAG GCAGAGATAATTCCTTCAGTTGATCAACTCTTGGCTACTGCTGATGTTCAG TTATACTTGGAAACCCTTAGTTCATTACAACACTTCACTGGAGAAAAATTAAAGAACCTGTTTAAAGCCCTTGGACCAGTTTGTTACAGTTTGACATGGTCACAAATATAA
- the LOC107420940 gene encoding endoribonuclease YBEY, chloroplastic isoform X1 has translation MPSRFSPLLRNLHSPFASSVRMARAAQRAAVVPLNLTSTITSSSRTASYLGVVSHANGLDASSASKFSLFGRRFHALCGGEREVLKPLRKICASQRDYRKVRRRAAKSKEKELELNVSICIEEDLPDDPEILSIAEILRLNVPMAMKLAFEGLKDSKYKTRDTAIKDVGGFESVEISLLLCNDEFIRKLNKEWRDEDHATDVLSMSQHIPDLKLPILMLGDIVISVETAARQAEERGHTLIDEIRILMVHGLLHLLGFDHEISEEAEVEMEKEEEHLLKSLGWKGKGLIQSAYDAETNGNSYEEKASDGELSKDRKKEGSLRFYKPKFRYIFCDMDGTLLNSKSQISSTTAKALKEASSRGVKVVIATGKTRPAVISAFKMVDLTGNGGIVSEVSPGVFLQGLLVYGRQGQEINRTNLDLNVCREACIYSWENKVPLIAFSKDRCLTLFDHPVVDSLHTIYHEPKAEIIPSVDQLLATADVQKLIFVDTAEGVATSLRPYWSEATKGRANCVQAVPDMLEIVPPGTSKGSGVKLLLDHLQISPKEIMAIGDGENDVEMLELASLGIALSNGSEKTKGVADVIGASNDEDGVADAIYRYAF, from the exons ATGCCTTCGCGCTTCTCCCCTCTCCTCCGCAACCTCCACTCGCCATTCGCTTCCTCGGTTCGAATGGCGCGTGCTGCTCAACGCGCCGCCGTTGTTCCTCTTAACCTCACCTCAACCATCACTTCCTCGTCTCGCACTGCCTCGTATTTAGGCGTTGTTTCCCATGCCAATGGACTCGATGCTTCTTCGGCCTCGAAATTTTCGCTATTCGGTCGGAGATTTCACGCTCTGTGCGGAGGTGAGCGGGAGGTTCTAAAACCCTTGCGGAAGATTTGCGCTTCGCAGAGGGACTATCGGAAGGTGAGGAGGCGAGCGGCGAAGAGCAAGGAGAAGGAATTGGAGCTCAATGTCAGCATTTGCATCGAAGAAGATTTGCCTGATGATCctgaaattttg AGTATCGCAGAAATACTTCGTTTAAATGTTCCGATGGCCATGAAGTTAGCATTTGAAGGTTTGAAAGATTCAAAGTACAAAACCAGGGATACTGCTATTAAGGatgttggtggatttgaaagtGTTGAGATCTCCTTGCTTCTTTGCAATGATGAATTTATCCGCAAACTTAACAAAGAATGGAGGGACGAGGATCATGCTACCGATGTTCTCTCGATGTCACAACATATCCCTGATCTTAAGCTTCCAATT CTTATGTTGGGTGACATTGTTATTTCTGTTGAGACAGCGGCAAGACAAGCGGAGGAAAGAGGACACACTCTCATTGATGAGATACGCATTCTCATG GTCCATGGGCTCTTACATCTTTTGGGATTTGATCATGAGATTAGTGAAGAGGCAGAAGTGGAAATGGAGAAGGAGGAGGAACATCTCTTAAAAAGTCTTGGGTGGAAGGGGAAAGGATTAATTCAAAGTGCATATGATGCTGAAACAAATGGCAATTCATATGAGGAAAAAGCTTCAGATG GTGAATTGTCAAAAGACAGGAAGAAAGAAGGCAGCCTTCGATTTTATAAGCCAAAGTTCCGTTATATCTTCTGTGACATGGATG GTACACTGCTAAACAGCAAAAGTCAAATTAGTTCAACAACTGCCAAGGCTTTGAAAGAGGCCTCATCAAGGGGTGTGAAAGTGGTGATAGCTACAGGAAAA ACTCGTCCAGCTGTTATAAGTGCTTTCAAGATGGTAGATTTAACTGGAAATGGTGGCATTGTTTCTGAAGTTTCTCCTGGGGTTTTCCTACAG GGGTTGCTTGTTTATGGTAGACAAGGTCAGGAAATTAACAGAACGAATTTGGATCTGAATGTCTGCAGAGAG GCATGCATTTACTCTTGGGAGAATAAAGTTCCACTTATTGCATTCAGCAAGGATCGTTGCTTAACTCTATTTGATCACCCAGTGGTTGACTCATTGCATACTATATATCATGAGCCAAAG GCAGAGATAATTCCTTCAGTTGATCAACTCTTGGCTACTGCTGATGTTCAG AAATTGATCTTTGTGGACACTGCTGAGGGAGTCGCTACTTCTCTTAGGCCATACTGGTCAGAAGCAACCAAGGGTCGTGCTAATTGTGTTCAAGCTGTGCCAGACATGCTTGAAATTGTCCCCCCTGGAACTTCAAAAGGCAGTGGAGTGAAATTGCTGCTTGATCATCTACAAATCTCTCCAAAGGAG ATAATGGCTATTGGGGATGGGGAAAATGATGTTGAGATGCTTGAGCTGGCCTCTCTAGGCATTGCTCTCAGTAATGGATCAGAGAAGACAAAAGGGGTCGCTGATGTAATTGGTGCCAGCAATGACGAAGATGGTGTAGCTGATGCTATTTACCGGTATGCATTCTGA
- the LOC107420940 gene encoding endoribonuclease YBEY, chloroplastic isoform X2 has product MPSRFSPLLRNLHSPFASSVRMARAAQRAAVVPLNLTSTITSSSRTASYLGVVSHANGLDASSASKFSLFGRRFHALCGGEREVLKPLRKICASQRDYRKVRRRAAKSKEKELELNVSICIEEDLPDDPEILSIAEILRLNVPMAMKLAFEGLKDSKYKTRDTAIKDVGGFESVEISLLLCNDEFIRKLNKEWRDEDHATDVLSMSQHIPDLKLPILMLGDIVISVETAARQAEERGHTLIDEIRILMVHGLLHLLGFDHEISEEAEVEMEKEEEHLLKSLGWKGKGLIQSAYDAETNGNSYEEKASDDRKKEGSLRFYKPKFRYIFCDMDGTLLNSKSQISSTTAKALKEASSRGVKVVIATGKTRPAVISAFKMVDLTGNGGIVSEVSPGVFLQGLLVYGRQGQEINRTNLDLNVCREACIYSWENKVPLIAFSKDRCLTLFDHPVVDSLHTIYHEPKAEIIPSVDQLLATADVQKLIFVDTAEGVATSLRPYWSEATKGRANCVQAVPDMLEIVPPGTSKGSGVKLLLDHLQISPKEIMAIGDGENDVEMLELASLGIALSNGSEKTKGVADVIGASNDEDGVADAIYRYAF; this is encoded by the exons ATGCCTTCGCGCTTCTCCCCTCTCCTCCGCAACCTCCACTCGCCATTCGCTTCCTCGGTTCGAATGGCGCGTGCTGCTCAACGCGCCGCCGTTGTTCCTCTTAACCTCACCTCAACCATCACTTCCTCGTCTCGCACTGCCTCGTATTTAGGCGTTGTTTCCCATGCCAATGGACTCGATGCTTCTTCGGCCTCGAAATTTTCGCTATTCGGTCGGAGATTTCACGCTCTGTGCGGAGGTGAGCGGGAGGTTCTAAAACCCTTGCGGAAGATTTGCGCTTCGCAGAGGGACTATCGGAAGGTGAGGAGGCGAGCGGCGAAGAGCAAGGAGAAGGAATTGGAGCTCAATGTCAGCATTTGCATCGAAGAAGATTTGCCTGATGATCctgaaattttg AGTATCGCAGAAATACTTCGTTTAAATGTTCCGATGGCCATGAAGTTAGCATTTGAAGGTTTGAAAGATTCAAAGTACAAAACCAGGGATACTGCTATTAAGGatgttggtggatttgaaagtGTTGAGATCTCCTTGCTTCTTTGCAATGATGAATTTATCCGCAAACTTAACAAAGAATGGAGGGACGAGGATCATGCTACCGATGTTCTCTCGATGTCACAACATATCCCTGATCTTAAGCTTCCAATT CTTATGTTGGGTGACATTGTTATTTCTGTTGAGACAGCGGCAAGACAAGCGGAGGAAAGAGGACACACTCTCATTGATGAGATACGCATTCTCATG GTCCATGGGCTCTTACATCTTTTGGGATTTGATCATGAGATTAGTGAAGAGGCAGAAGTGGAAATGGAGAAGGAGGAGGAACATCTCTTAAAAAGTCTTGGGTGGAAGGGGAAAGGATTAATTCAAAGTGCATATGATGCTGAAACAAATGGCAATTCATATGAGGAAAAAGCTTCAGATG ACAGGAAGAAAGAAGGCAGCCTTCGATTTTATAAGCCAAAGTTCCGTTATATCTTCTGTGACATGGATG GTACACTGCTAAACAGCAAAAGTCAAATTAGTTCAACAACTGCCAAGGCTTTGAAAGAGGCCTCATCAAGGGGTGTGAAAGTGGTGATAGCTACAGGAAAA ACTCGTCCAGCTGTTATAAGTGCTTTCAAGATGGTAGATTTAACTGGAAATGGTGGCATTGTTTCTGAAGTTTCTCCTGGGGTTTTCCTACAG GGGTTGCTTGTTTATGGTAGACAAGGTCAGGAAATTAACAGAACGAATTTGGATCTGAATGTCTGCAGAGAG GCATGCATTTACTCTTGGGAGAATAAAGTTCCACTTATTGCATTCAGCAAGGATCGTTGCTTAACTCTATTTGATCACCCAGTGGTTGACTCATTGCATACTATATATCATGAGCCAAAG GCAGAGATAATTCCTTCAGTTGATCAACTCTTGGCTACTGCTGATGTTCAG AAATTGATCTTTGTGGACACTGCTGAGGGAGTCGCTACTTCTCTTAGGCCATACTGGTCAGAAGCAACCAAGGGTCGTGCTAATTGTGTTCAAGCTGTGCCAGACATGCTTGAAATTGTCCCCCCTGGAACTTCAAAAGGCAGTGGAGTGAAATTGCTGCTTGATCATCTACAAATCTCTCCAAAGGAG ATAATGGCTATTGGGGATGGGGAAAATGATGTTGAGATGCTTGAGCTGGCCTCTCTAGGCATTGCTCTCAGTAATGGATCAGAGAAGACAAAAGGGGTCGCTGATGTAATTGGTGCCAGCAATGACGAAGATGGTGTAGCTGATGCTATTTACCGGTATGCATTCTGA